One genomic window of Limnothrix sp. FACHB-406 includes the following:
- a CDS encoding DUF2442 domain-containing protein, whose product MLTAPQSLAITKVRHLQGYELELIFNNQETVRVDLEAELYGGIFEPLKSLAAFQQVAIDPETHTIAWPNGADFAPEFLYQIGQKTSATSPTTTKSYRVVFQDNRYQICPVFDDGMGNLQIDTTAVIQPKANSLDELQALARSLQAALEQPVLLPDGSPLPITPATSHAA is encoded by the coding sequence ATGTTGACAGCACCTCAATCTCTAGCAATTACAAAAGTTCGCCACTTGCAAGGCTATGAATTAGAACTGATTTTCAATAATCAAGAAACGGTACGGGTTGACCTAGAAGCTGAACTTTACGGGGGAATTTTTGAACCCCTCAAATCCCTGGCTGCTTTTCAGCAAGTGGCGATCGACCCAGAAACCCACACGATCGCCTGGCCCAATGGTGCAGATTTTGCCCCGGAATTCCTGTACCAAATCGGTCAAAAAACAAGCGCAACGTCACCAACCACCACCAAAAGCTATCGCGTTGTCTTCCAAGACAATCGCTATCAAATCTGCCCAGTTTTTGACGATGGCATGGGCAACCTTCAGATCGATACCACTGCGGTGATTCAACCCAAAGCCAATAGCCTGGATGAACTTCAAGCCTTGGCGCGATCGCTTCAAGCAGCTCTTGAACAACCCGTTCTACTACCCGACGGTTCACCGTTGCCCATCACCCCCGCCACGTCTCATGCGGCTTAA
- a CDS encoding HigA family addiction module antitoxin: protein MEINQQNFIHPGEVLLEDFLRPLKISYTKLAAETGISVRVIGAIARGKRSISPEVALRLSRYFGLSERFWLNLQIHYDLETLKQTLRDHLETEVKIFAPTSGN, encoded by the coding sequence ATGGAAATCAATCAACAAAACTTTATTCACCCTGGCGAAGTTTTGCTAGAGGACTTTTTGCGGCCGCTGAAAATTTCCTACACCAAACTTGCTGCTGAAACTGGGATTTCGGTACGAGTTATTGGGGCGATCGCCCGTGGGAAGCGATCAATCTCGCCTGAAGTTGCCCTGCGCCTGTCCCGCTACTTTGGTCTCTCGGAACGGTTTTGGCTGAACCTACAAATTCACTACGATCTCGAAACCCTGAAACAAACCCTCCGCGATCACCTCGAAACCGAAGTCAAAATCTTCGCCCCAACTTCTGGCAACTAG